The Larus michahellis chromosome 2, bLarMic1.1, whole genome shotgun sequence genome window below encodes:
- the TMUB1 gene encoding transmembrane and ubiquitin-like domain-containing protein 1: MALIEGVGDEVTVLFALLLVAVVLGLAWASTRAPEPTAPPRAAAPLPEEGPSAAPTPAEQKAPAAAAAAADGAAPDGAGGLAAGLRPRAGPAPPQSPLGEGDGGSAEPTMVLRLKFLNDTERLARVHPGDTVGALKRAYFPGQEQQVRLIYQGQLLRDDTQSLAALHLAHNSVLHCHISPHSSAPVPAGPRASADPAHAALDVGSLVLPLFVLMLAVLWYFQLQYRHVFTATATTFLAGLTLLFSFVAFTMYRR, from the exons ATGGCGCTGATCGAGGGCGTAGGCGATGAGGTGACCGTGCTCTTCGCCTTGTTGCTGGTCGCCGTGGTGCTGGGGCTGGCCTGGGCCTCCACCCGCGCCCCCGAGCCcaccgcgccgccccgcgccgccgccccgctgcccgaGGAGGGCCCGAGCGCCGCACCGACCCCCGCCGAGCAAAAGGCCcccgctgcggcggcggcggcggcggacggAGCGGCCCCCGATGGGGccggggggctggcggcggggctgcggccccgggccggccccgcaCCCCCACAGAGCCCTCTCGGTGAGGGGGACGGCGGCTCCGCCGAGCCCACCATGGTGCTGCGGTTGAAGTTCCTCAACGACACGGAGCGCCTGGCCCGGGTGCACCCTGGTGACACCGTCGGGGCCCTGAAGAG GGCCTATTTCCCCGGACAGGAGCAGCAAGTGCGGCTGATCTACCAGGGCCAGTTGCTGCGCGATGACACCCAGAGCCTGGCCGCCCTCCACCTCGCCCACAACAGCGTCCTGCACTGCCACATCTCCCCGCACAGCTCGGCCCCAGTGCCCGCCGGCCCCCGCGCCTCTGCCGACCCTGCGCATGCCGCCCTTGACGTGGGCAGCCTTGTCCTGCCGCTCTTCGTCCTGATGCTGGCCGTCCTCTGGTACTTCCAGCTGCAGTACCGGCACGTCTtcaccgccaccgccaccaccttccTGGCCGGCCTCACGCTCCTCTTCAGCTTCGTGGCCTTCACCATGTACCGCAGATAG